In Candidatus Neomarinimicrobiota bacterium, a single genomic region encodes these proteins:
- a CDS encoding lysophospholipid acyltransferase family protein: protein MMVFNLVLFVLPWTLTWRLGRGFGWIAYKLLTKRKSTVARNIRRAFPERSESEVETLIKGCYMHWGEGFISTLKLWMISQRKARSIVDAPGLDDYVLGSIERGEPVLYFTGHFGSWEMAGRYVGGLGDGAASIYRIQKNPLVDWFLTKIREYHQLELVNSWSGMAAFEEALKRTYGLAVVGDQYKGKKGVQIDFFGIPSSTPRGAAVLTYRAKPKLVVLFCTQHRGRYKIRIEEIKYDLPDVMTEEWVRDITQTLTSKLEAEIRKYPEQYFWFHRRWRDLDRQDKEAKSVS, encoded by the coding sequence ATGATGGTCTTCAACCTGGTCCTTTTCGTTCTACCCTGGACGCTTACCTGGCGTCTCGGTCGCGGTTTCGGTTGGATAGCCTATAAGCTGCTCACCAAACGTAAATCTACCGTAGCCCGCAATATTCGAAGAGCCTTCCCTGAACGGTCGGAGTCTGAAGTCGAAACGCTCATCAAGGGGTGCTATATGCATTGGGGGGAAGGATTTATTTCCACCCTGAAGCTCTGGATGATCAGCCAGCGAAAGGCACGCTCCATCGTAGATGCCCCTGGACTGGATGACTATGTCCTGGGTTCTATAGAGAGAGGGGAGCCTGTTCTATATTTTACCGGGCACTTTGGTTCCTGGGAAATGGCTGGTCGTTACGTTGGTGGACTTGGTGACGGAGCTGCTTCCATCTATCGCATTCAAAAAAATCCGCTTGTTGATTGGTTTTTAACCAAGATTCGTGAATATCATCAATTGGAATTGGTTAATTCCTGGTCGGGGATGGCTGCCTTTGAGGAAGCCTTGAAGCGGACCTATGGATTAGCAGTAGTGGGGGACCAGTATAAAGGCAAGAAGGGAGTCCAGATTGATTTCTTTGGCATTCCTTCATCCACACCTCGAGGAGCAGCTGTACTGACTTATCGTGCGAAACCCAAATTAGTTGTCCTGTTCTGCACGCAGCACCGTGGTCGCTACAAAATAAGGATCGAGGAGATCAAATATGATCTTCCTGATGTGATGACAGAGGAGTGGGTGCGCGACATTACTCAAACTCTCACTTCAAAGCTGGAAGCGGAAATACGTAAGTATCCCGAACAATATTTCTGGTTTCACCGTCGTTGGAGAGATTTGGATCGACAGGATAAAGAAGCGAAATCGGTGTCATGA
- a CDS encoding threonylcarbamoyl-AMP synthase encodes MKIISPSGETRPFSTEQSAEIRSALQAGRVIVYPTDTLYGLGADATSSEAVDLLYVLKSRVNSPVSVLLASISQLFDLTSDLSENAAELIKSFMPGPLTVICRSEYGFAPQLISQNGTIGFRVPGDAISHEIPELFGKPITTTSVNPTGMAPASSRSEVEAYYNDLVELMIDVGPMKPSKGSTVIDLTTSPFKILREGEISRQALQDFLN; translated from the coding sequence ATGAAAATCATAAGTCCTTCAGGAGAAACCAGGCCCTTCTCAACCGAACAATCGGCTGAAATAAGAAGCGCTCTGCAGGCTGGTAGGGTTATTGTGTACCCAACTGATACCCTGTATGGTTTAGGAGCGGATGCCACCTCATCTGAGGCAGTAGATTTACTCTATGTGCTTAAATCTCGTGTGAATTCACCCGTTTCTGTACTCCTGGCCTCAATTTCTCAGCTATTTGATTTGACAAGTGATCTAAGTGAGAATGCTGCTGAGCTGATTAAATCTTTTATGCCAGGCCCTCTAACTGTCATATGTAGGAGTGAATACGGATTCGCTCCGCAATTGATATCACAAAATGGCACTATTGGGTTTCGGGTTCCGGGAGATGCAATTTCCCACGAAATACCTGAATTGTTTGGGAAACCCATCACAACAACCAGTGTTAACCCTACTGGAATGGCACCAGCCTCATCACGATCAGAAGTTGAAGCGTATTATAATGATCTGGTAGAGCTCATGATAGATGTTGGTCCCATGAAGCCTTCCAAGGGGAGTACAGTGATTGATCTTACTACCTCACCCTTCAAAATTCTCAGGGAAGGTGAAATCTCTCGCCAAGCCCTTCAAGATTTCCTAAACTAG
- the rseP gene encoding RIP metalloprotease RseP, protein MGFFSVDTIITIAAAIFTLGILILIHELGHFMVARMVGIRVERFSIGMPPRFLSIQNKVDGFWIKLFIPWFLHRIANATTIEFRIPRKNPVAGDTEYALSWTPFGGYVKMSGMIDESMDGEITGKPWEFTSKKRWQQLLTISGGVIMNTLLAFFLFSAIIYSSGMDEPVEGTFVGSLVSTEEREIFPAEEAGIMENDQIVMINGQSVTEWEELTGIVHAQPGRTISVEWLRNGIRYSDSIRVVKETIPTAEGTVDIGMIGIGRVTEHTDLGFVESVGYGARSTYMFGTLMARGFWSMITGATSMDQVGGPIMIAKMAGDMARRGWLDVFYFMAIISVNLAFINILPIPGLDGGHFLIISIEGIIRRPLPLNVKLIIQQVGMLFLLGLVLFITIQDISRL, encoded by the coding sequence ATGGGTTTCTTTTCAGTTGATACAATAATAACCATCGCCGCAGCCATTTTTACGCTGGGCATTCTCATTTTAATACATGAACTCGGTCACTTCATGGTGGCTCGAATGGTCGGTATCCGAGTGGAACGTTTTTCCATTGGTATGCCTCCCCGGTTCCTTAGCATCCAGAACAAAGTAGATGGTTTCTGGATCAAACTCTTTATTCCCTGGTTTCTCCACCGTATTGCCAATGCAACAACCATTGAATTTCGAATTCCCAGAAAGAATCCTGTTGCAGGTGATACAGAATATGCCCTGAGTTGGACTCCCTTTGGTGGTTATGTCAAAATGTCAGGCATGATTGATGAATCCATGGACGGTGAAATTACTGGAAAACCATGGGAGTTTACCAGCAAGAAGCGCTGGCAGCAGTTATTGACCATTTCTGGGGGTGTCATAATGAATACCCTTCTGGCTTTTTTCTTATTTAGTGCCATCATTTATTCGTCAGGTATGGACGAACCAGTAGAAGGGACCTTTGTAGGGTCGCTGGTGAGTACTGAAGAAAGAGAAATCTTCCCCGCAGAAGAAGCTGGTATCATGGAGAACGACCAAATTGTCATGATCAATGGTCAATCCGTGACTGAATGGGAAGAACTGACTGGTATTGTGCATGCCCAACCGGGTAGAACCATATCTGTGGAATGGTTGAGAAACGGAATTCGCTATAGTGATTCAATCAGAGTTGTCAAGGAGACCATTCCTACTGCCGAAGGAACCGTAGATATTGGTATGATTGGTATTGGCCGTGTGACCGAGCATACTGATCTGGGTTTTGTTGAATCCGTGGGATACGGTGCCCGGAGCACCTACATGTTCGGAACCCTCATGGCACGCGGATTCTGGTCCATGATTACAGGGGCTACCTCAATGGATCAAGTGGGTGGACCCATCATGATTGCCAAGATGGCCGGAGATATGGCTCGTCGTGGCTGGCTTGATGTATTTTACTTTATGGCGATAATCAGTGTGAATCTGGCCTTTATTAATATTTTACCTATCCCTGGTCTGGATGGTGGCCATTTCCTTATCATCAGCATTGAAGGTATTATTCGACGACCCTTACCATTGAATGTTAAGCTCATCATTCAGCAAGTCGGAATGCTATTCTTGTTGGGCCTGGTGCTTTTTATTACCATACAGGATATTTCCAGGCTTTAA